One Nocardioidaceae bacterium SCSIO 66511 genomic window carries:
- a CDS encoding ABC transporter permease: MSTDENQPADGQQSPDGGLQTSDPSPTDPPEEVVAASPVERSRYRRITTTLAIVAAVLLLMWWKTADGDFTFLLQPPSVDSDEISVSYDGKLLALYCLIIAVVALVLFATKVVRRGPLFAIMVALVGIAFIVGFCAWAYSGQDTPSPLPMTNPLEGTIQYATPLVLGALCGAMCERAGVINVGIEAQFLAGAFFASVAASLAYSAWMGLLGGIGAGIAIGALLALFAIRYLVNQVVLGVVLVVFATGITGFLLDQIPSDQTDLLNNPPILETWEIPGLSELPIVGTALFAQNWLVYIMYFSVPIAWFLLFQTSWGLRVRAVGEHPTAADTVGIKVRGRRWQAVLVGGIFAGLGGAFYTVGSTGAFDKDVSAGTGFIALAALIMGRWHPGGAALAALFFGFVSQLQTQLQTLAKLPTELLAMTPYLATIIVVAGFVGRAIPPAADGEPYVKS, from the coding sequence ATGAGCACCGACGAGAACCAACCCGCAGACGGGCAGCAGTCCCCCGACGGCGGGCTGCAGACGAGCGATCCGTCGCCAACGGATCCGCCCGAAGAAGTCGTCGCGGCGAGCCCCGTGGAGCGCAGCCGATACCGCCGGATCACAACCACTCTGGCGATCGTGGCGGCCGTTCTCCTGCTCATGTGGTGGAAGACCGCCGACGGCGACTTCACGTTCCTGCTGCAGCCGCCGTCGGTCGACAGCGACGAGATCTCGGTGTCGTACGACGGCAAGTTGCTCGCGCTCTACTGCCTGATCATCGCGGTCGTCGCGCTAGTGCTCTTCGCAACGAAGGTCGTACGACGCGGGCCGCTGTTCGCCATCATGGTCGCGCTGGTCGGCATCGCGTTCATCGTCGGGTTCTGCGCCTGGGCGTACTCCGGTCAGGACACCCCCTCGCCACTGCCGATGACCAACCCGCTCGAGGGCACGATCCAGTACGCCACGCCGCTCGTACTCGGTGCGCTGTGCGGTGCGATGTGCGAACGGGCCGGCGTGATCAATGTCGGCATCGAGGCGCAGTTCCTTGCCGGAGCGTTCTTCGCATCGGTTGCGGCCTCGCTCGCGTACAGCGCGTGGATGGGTCTCCTCGGCGGCATCGGCGCAGGTATCGCCATCGGCGCGCTGCTCGCGCTGTTCGCGATCCGCTACCTGGTCAACCAGGTCGTGCTCGGCGTCGTGCTGGTCGTGTTCGCGACGGGCATCACCGGGTTCCTCCTCGACCAGATCCCGTCCGACCAGACGGATCTGCTGAACAACCCGCCGATCCTGGAGACCTGGGAGATCCCCGGTCTTTCCGAGCTCCCCATCGTCGGCACCGCGCTGTTCGCCCAGAACTGGCTCGTCTACATCATGTACTTCAGCGTGCCGATCGCGTGGTTCCTGTTGTTCCAGACCAGCTGGGGCCTGCGCGTACGAGCCGTCGGGGAGCATCCGACGGCCGCGGACACCGTCGGCATCAAGGTGCGCGGCCGACGTTGGCAGGCCGTTCTCGTCGGCGGCATCTTTGCGGGGCTCGGCGGAGCGTTTTACACGGTCGGCTCGACGGGTGCGTTCGACAAGGACGTCTCCGCGGGCACGGGCTTCATCGCCCTTGCCGCGTTGATCATGGGGCGCTGGCATCCCGGCGGAGCAGCGTTGGCGGCGCTGTTCTTCGGTTTCGTCTCCCAGCTGCAGACTCAGCTGCAGACCCTCGCCAAGCTGCCGACTGAGCTGCTCGCCATGACGCCGTACCTCGCGACCATCATCGTGGTGGCCGGTTTCGTCGGCCGGGCGATCCCGCCGGCGGCCGACGGCGAACCGTACGTGAAGAGTTGA
- a CDS encoding cytidine deaminase, which translates to MAGNVDWAALRAAADEVAQRAYAPYSNFPVGAAALVDDGRIVVGCNVENAAYGVTLCAECGMVSDLIAGGGGRLVAFTCCGGDGRRLMPCGRCRQLLWEHGGADLLVDTPAGIIGMDAVLPQAFGRDDLEGDSE; encoded by the coding sequence GTGGCTGGCAACGTCGACTGGGCGGCACTGCGGGCGGCGGCCGACGAGGTCGCGCAGCGGGCGTACGCGCCGTACTCGAACTTCCCGGTCGGCGCCGCTGCTCTCGTCGACGACGGGCGCATTGTCGTCGGCTGCAATGTGGAGAATGCCGCGTACGGCGTCACGCTGTGCGCCGAGTGCGGGATGGTGTCCGACCTCATCGCGGGCGGTGGGGGCCGGCTGGTTGCGTTCACCTGCTGCGGTGGCGACGGTCGGCGGCTGATGCCGTGCGGGCGCTGCCGACAGCTGCTCTGGGAGCATGGCGGAGCCGATCTACTGGTCGACACTCCGGCGGGCATCATCGGCATGGATGCCGTGCTGCCGCAGGCGTTCGGCCGAGACGATCTGGAGGGCGACAGTGAGTGA
- a CDS encoding thymidine phosphorylase, which yields MSEPERHDAVTIIAAKRDREELSDDQIDWIVDAYTRGVVADEQMSALTMAILLNGMDRREIARWTAAMIASGERMDFSGLSRPTADKHSTGGVGDKITLPLAPLVASYGVAVPQLSGRGLGHTGGTLDKLESIPGWRADLSNDSLMGQLEEVGAVICAAGSGLAPADKKLYALRDVTGTVESIPMIASSIMSKKIAEGTGSLVLDVKVGSGAFMKSYDDARELAETMVALGTDAGVRTTALLTDMATPLGLTAGNAVEVRESVEVLAGGGPSDVVELTVALAREMLAAVGRDDVDPADALADGRAMDVWRRMIAAQGGDPDSALPQPKESQTVTAPSSGVLARLDAFDIGVCAWRLGAGRARAGEAVQAAAGVELHAKPGDTVTAGQPLLTLHTDTPERFNRALDALDGAYDIAAAGTDVRPGEIVLDLIR from the coding sequence GTGAGTGAGCCGGAGCGGCACGACGCCGTCACGATCATCGCGGCGAAACGCGATCGTGAGGAGCTAAGCGACGACCAGATCGACTGGATCGTCGACGCGTACACCCGAGGCGTGGTCGCCGACGAGCAGATGTCGGCGCTGACGATGGCGATCCTGCTCAACGGCATGGACCGTCGCGAGATCGCCCGCTGGACCGCCGCGATGATCGCGTCGGGCGAGCGGATGGACTTCTCCGGGTTGTCGCGCCCGACCGCCGACAAGCACTCGACCGGGGGAGTCGGCGACAAGATCACGTTGCCCCTCGCACCACTCGTCGCGTCGTACGGCGTCGCAGTGCCGCAGCTGTCCGGCCGCGGGCTCGGCCACACGGGCGGCACCCTCGACAAGTTGGAGTCGATCCCGGGTTGGCGAGCAGACCTGTCCAACGATTCGTTGATGGGCCAGCTCGAGGAGGTCGGCGCGGTCATCTGTGCCGCAGGCTCGGGCTTGGCTCCGGCGGACAAGAAGCTGTACGCGCTGCGCGACGTCACCGGCACGGTCGAGTCGATCCCGATGATCGCCAGCTCGATCATGAGCAAGAAGATCGCCGAGGGCACGGGCTCCCTGGTCCTCGACGTGAAGGTCGGCTCCGGTGCGTTCATGAAGTCCTACGACGATGCGCGCGAGCTGGCCGAGACGATGGTCGCGCTCGGTACCGATGCGGGCGTACGCACCACCGCCCTGCTCACCGATATGGCGACGCCGCTCGGCCTGACGGCGGGCAATGCCGTCGAGGTACGCGAGTCGGTCGAGGTCCTTGCTGGTGGTGGCCCGTCTGATGTCGTCGAGCTGACCGTCGCTCTTGCGCGCGAGATGCTCGCTGCCGTCGGGCGTGACGACGTCGACCCGGCAGACGCACTCGCAGACGGCCGGGCGATGGATGTGTGGCGTCGGATGATCGCGGCGCAGGGCGGCGATCCCGATAGTGCGTTGCCACAGCCGAAGGAGTCGCAGACCGTCACCGCGCCGAGCTCCGGGGTGTTGGCGCGCCTCGACGCGTTCGATATCGGTGTGTGCGCGTGGCGACTCGGCGCCGGTCGGGCACGGGCCGGTGAAGCGGTGCAAGCCGCGGCCGGAGTCGAGCTACATGCCAAGCCCGGCGACACCGTCACTGCGGGCCAGCCGTTGCTGACGCTGCACACCGACACACCCGAGCGTTTCAACCGCGCACTCGACGCACTCGACGGCGCGTACGACATAGCGGCGGCCGGCACTGACGTCCGACCCGGTGAGATCGTCCTCGACCTCATCCGGTGA
- a CDS encoding TAXI family TRAP transporter solute-binding subunit, with amino-acid sequence MRSSSTSSGEAIDLWSRRTVLRGIGTAALLPLAGCFGDSWDSFSGTRLRLATGNPGGVFARYGDALGDVLVDRLGVDVQISKTDASVANLRLVASGDADVAMTLGDTAADAVQGRGVYERPLDVVALARTYDSFVHLVVRAESPIRTVADLRGKRIGVGRHDSGTRLVAARILGVNDTPLSAVDLSTRRLEDDTESLIAGDIDAFFFVSGLPNGAISKLSGQIPIRLISLETTVAAMIREYASEYVAGPIPASAYGLSEATETVSVKNYVVADPAMPNDLAYAITRVMFEAQEQIDARAEGVGQPNLSAGIFTSPLDLHPGALRYFRDQRGDV; translated from the coding sequence GTGAGATCGTCCTCGACCTCATCCGGTGAGGCGATCGACTTGTGGAGCCGGCGTACCGTTCTGCGAGGGATAGGTACGGCGGCGCTGCTTCCGCTCGCGGGCTGCTTCGGTGACTCCTGGGACTCCTTCTCCGGCACCCGCCTGAGGCTGGCGACCGGCAACCCCGGTGGCGTGTTCGCGCGTTACGGCGATGCGCTCGGCGACGTCCTCGTCGATCGGCTCGGCGTTGATGTCCAGATCTCGAAGACCGACGCATCCGTTGCGAACCTACGACTCGTCGCCTCCGGCGACGCCGATGTCGCGATGACGCTCGGCGATACCGCGGCCGATGCCGTCCAGGGCCGCGGCGTCTACGAGAGGCCGCTCGACGTCGTTGCGCTTGCACGTACCTATGACAGTTTCGTCCATCTCGTCGTACGCGCGGAGTCGCCGATCCGAACGGTCGCCGACCTACGAGGCAAACGAATCGGCGTCGGGAGACACGACTCCGGCACCCGTCTGGTCGCTGCGCGCATCCTCGGCGTCAACGACACCCCACTGAGTGCCGTCGACCTGTCGACCCGACGCCTGGAGGACGACACGGAGTCGCTGATTGCCGGCGACATCGATGCGTTCTTCTTCGTCAGCGGACTGCCCAACGGCGCCATCTCCAAGCTGAGCGGCCAAATACCAATCCGCCTGATCAGTCTGGAAACGACCGTGGCGGCGATGATCCGCGAGTACGCATCGGAGTACGTCGCGGGCCCGATCCCCGCCTCCGCCTACGGCCTGAGCGAAGCCACCGAGACCGTCAGCGTCAAGAACTACGTCGTTGCCGACCCCGCGATGCCGAACGACCTCGCGTACGCAATCACCCGGGTGATGTTCGAGGCACAGGAACAGATCGACGCAAGGGCCGAGGGCGTCGGTCAGCCGAACCTCTCGGCCGGAATCTTCACGAGTCCGCTCGACTTGCACCCGGGCGCCCTGCGCTACTTCCGGGATCAGCGAGGCGACGTCTGA
- a CDS encoding HAMP domain-containing histidine kinase codes for MRRRLITVAGVLLSLLLIALMAPLVSAYAEDRTQDAFTARLTDVTRFAVLAQESLETDRFGRLIADLRRYSQVYDGTVVVIDANREVVASSTPEIDVADRRVADVLDRALSGSGSSPPETVWPWHGRSFVVGSPVGRDAHVLGAVVMIAPTDAIRSAVTTRLAWLAVAGLAVLTLAATGLVGPFVRWILRPVGDLDVAAGRLAHGDLGTRVPASAGPPELRHLARSFNRMADNVETSQRQQRELIADASHQLGNPLTALRLRVENLQADPYDATQAEMAIEETERLNSIVESLLDLSQVGARQVDLELIDIAASTRHRCELWSPAIADLVVDAADDCHAYATQTSVDLVLDAVLDNAAKFAPGAPVDVSVHTDADDVVLRVRDHGPGLAAEDVLKVGARFFRGRAHQNVAGTGLGLAIVRARVEDLGGRFTVSSPKAGGLGVEVRFRGRDDRGVDRE; via the coding sequence ATGCGTCGGCGGCTGATCACGGTCGCGGGTGTGCTGCTCAGCCTGCTGCTGATCGCATTGATGGCACCACTCGTGAGCGCGTACGCGGAAGACCGTACGCAGGACGCGTTCACGGCTCGGCTGACCGATGTGACGCGCTTCGCCGTCCTCGCGCAGGAGTCGCTCGAAACCGACCGCTTCGGTCGACTCATCGCCGATCTGCGGCGCTACTCCCAGGTGTACGACGGCACAGTCGTCGTGATCGACGCCAACCGAGAGGTGGTCGCCTCATCGACCCCTGAAATCGACGTCGCCGACCGACGCGTTGCGGACGTACTCGATCGCGCTCTGTCGGGGAGCGGATCGTCGCCACCGGAAACTGTGTGGCCCTGGCATGGTCGGTCGTTCGTTGTGGGTTCGCCGGTCGGCCGCGACGCTCATGTCCTCGGCGCTGTCGTGATGATCGCACCGACCGACGCGATCAGATCTGCCGTGACGACGCGACTCGCGTGGCTCGCCGTTGCGGGTCTCGCCGTGTTGACGCTCGCAGCCACAGGACTCGTCGGTCCGTTCGTACGTTGGATTCTGCGGCCGGTAGGAGATCTGGACGTCGCTGCCGGACGGCTCGCGCACGGCGACCTCGGGACGCGCGTCCCCGCGAGCGCCGGTCCGCCGGAGCTGCGCCATCTCGCGCGGTCGTTCAACCGGATGGCAGACAATGTCGAGACCTCGCAGCGCCAGCAGCGGGAACTGATCGCGGACGCATCACACCAACTGGGCAATCCCCTTACTGCGTTGAGGTTACGAGTCGAAAACCTGCAAGCCGACCCGTATGACGCCACCCAGGCGGAGATGGCGATCGAGGAGACCGAGCGCCTCAACTCGATCGTCGAGTCGTTGCTCGATCTGAGCCAGGTCGGTGCCCGGCAGGTTGACCTCGAGCTGATCGACATCGCCGCGAGTACGCGACACCGCTGCGAACTGTGGTCTCCTGCGATTGCCGACCTCGTTGTCGACGCGGCGGATGACTGTCATGCGTACGCGACCCAGACCTCGGTCGATCTCGTACTCGACGCGGTGCTCGACAACGCCGCGAAGTTCGCTCCCGGTGCGCCGGTCGACGTCTCGGTACACACCGATGCCGACGACGTCGTCCTGCGGGTGCGAGACCACGGCCCGGGGCTCGCCGCAGAGGATGTGCTCAAGGTGGGTGCGCGGTTCTTCCGCGGCCGCGCACATCAGAACGTCGCGGGCACCGGCCTCGGCCTCGCGATCGTACGCGCGCGGGTGGAAGACCTCGGCGGCCGATTCACCGTCTCCAGCCCGAAGGCGGGCGGGCTGGGGGTGGAGGTGCGGTTCAGGGGCCGCGACGATCGGGGTGTCGATAGGGAGTAG
- a CDS encoding response regulator transcription factor, with translation MRILLVEDDDRVVAALTPALLRAGLYVDRAGAAAEAIPKMDGADLILLDMGLPDQDGLALCRQIRRGSEIPIIAVTARREEAMVVAALRAGVDDYVTKPYRLAELVARIHAVMRRFGKHQVSDADEFGRIRVDPHERRAYVDGEAVSLARKEFELLHMLVRSSGDLVTREAIMEAIWSTSWVGASRTIDVHVANLRSKLGEPKLIETVRGAGYRLAGSTQER, from the coding sequence ATGCGGATCCTGCTGGTCGAGGACGATGACCGGGTCGTCGCCGCGCTGACACCAGCGCTGCTTCGCGCCGGACTGTACGTCGACCGCGCGGGTGCCGCCGCGGAGGCGATCCCGAAGATGGACGGTGCCGACCTCATCCTGCTCGATATGGGACTCCCCGACCAGGATGGGTTGGCGCTGTGCCGCCAGATCCGGCGAGGCAGCGAGATCCCGATCATCGCGGTGACCGCGCGCCGTGAGGAGGCGATGGTGGTCGCGGCTCTTCGCGCAGGAGTCGACGACTACGTGACGAAGCCGTATCGTCTCGCCGAGCTGGTCGCGCGCATCCACGCCGTGATGCGCCGCTTCGGCAAGCACCAGGTGAGCGACGCCGACGAGTTCGGACGTATCCGAGTCGATCCGCACGAGCGCCGCGCGTACGTCGATGGAGAAGCGGTCTCCCTTGCTCGTAAGGAGTTCGAGCTCCTGCACATGCTCGTACGAAGCAGTGGCGACTTGGTCACCCGCGAGGCGATCATGGAGGCGATCTGGTCGACCTCCTGGGTAGGCGCTTCACGCACGATCGACGTGCACGTCGCCAACCTCCGGTCGAAGCTCGGCGAGCCCAAACTGATCGAGACGGTACGCGGGGCGGGATATCGCCTCGCGGGCAGCACCCAGGAGCGGTGA
- a CDS encoding dihydrofolate reductase family protein produces MRAWRMSGKVFFSVSMSLDGFIAPESIDELMGKQWVELQRWVFPQRFFRENVLHGNGGEEGRDNDILRETFERTGANVMGKRMFDAGEEAWPEEAPFHTPVFVVTHEKRDPWERPGGTTFHFVNDGVEAALDRARTAAGARDVRIAGGGATILQYLNAGLVDEFSIALSPVLFGSGIHLFEGVDAARIALEQIRAESSPRVTHLTYAVRER; encoded by the coding sequence GTGCGGGCCTGGCGCATGAGCGGCAAGGTGTTCTTCAGCGTCTCGATGTCGCTGGACGGTTTCATCGCACCCGAGTCCATCGACGAGTTGATGGGCAAGCAGTGGGTGGAGCTGCAGCGGTGGGTGTTCCCCCAGCGCTTCTTCCGGGAGAACGTGTTGCACGGCAACGGCGGCGAGGAAGGCCGTGACAACGACATCCTGCGCGAGACATTCGAACGCACCGGCGCGAACGTCATGGGCAAGCGCATGTTCGACGCCGGCGAAGAGGCATGGCCGGAGGAGGCACCTTTCCACACACCGGTCTTCGTCGTGACCCACGAGAAGCGAGATCCTTGGGAACGACCGGGCGGTACGACGTTCCACTTCGTCAACGACGGCGTCGAAGCCGCGCTCGACCGGGCCCGTACGGCGGCCGGAGCCCGCGACGTCCGGATCGCGGGCGGTGGCGCAACGATCCTGCAGTATCTGAATGCCGGTTTGGTCGACGAGTTCTCGATCGCGCTCTCACCTGTGCTGTTCGGCTCGGGGATCCACCTCTTCGAAGGAGTGGACGCAGCACGGATCGCGCTGGAGCAGATCCGTGCCGAGTCCTCACCGAGGGTGACGCATCTGACGTACGCCGTCCGGGAGCGATAG
- a CDS encoding SRPBCC family protein: MSETGRDEAPQSEPSETADREIVVSRLIDAPRELVFEAFTEVRHLSRWWGPNGFTTTTRSFEFRVRGVWDFAMRAPDGTIYPEWITWTEITPPERIAMLHGESRDDPNAFESILTFASDGAATRLEMCSVFPTKEQRDEAAEKYHAIEAGQQTLGNLAAYVAEIVDQCGPGA; this comes from the coding sequence ATGAGTGAGACGGGACGTGATGAGGCGCCTCAGTCGGAGCCGTCCGAGACGGCCGACCGCGAGATCGTGGTCTCCCGGTTGATCGATGCGCCGCGCGAGTTGGTGTTCGAGGCGTTCACCGAGGTGCGCCATCTGTCGCGGTGGTGGGGGCCGAACGGCTTCACCACGACCACGAGGTCCTTCGAGTTCCGCGTACGCGGGGTGTGGGACTTCGCGATGCGGGCGCCCGACGGAACGATCTACCCGGAATGGATCACCTGGACTGAGATCACCCCGCCGGAACGCATCGCGATGCTGCACGGTGAGTCGCGCGACGACCCGAACGCCTTCGAGTCGATCCTGACCTTCGCATCCGACGGCGCGGCGACAAGGCTCGAGATGTGCTCAGTCTTCCCCACCAAGGAGCAACGCGACGAGGCGGCCGAGAAGTACCACGCGATCGAGGCCGGCCAGCAGACTCTTGGCAATCTCGCTGCTTACGTCGCCGAGATCGTCGACCAGTGCGGGCCTGGCGCATGA
- a CDS encoding metalloregulator ArsR/SmtB family transcription factor has translation MARAATTSDVFNAIAEPQRRDILVLLRAGERPVTELSQELGMSQPGASKHLRVLREVGLVRDRRAGKQRLYELDARGLRAVHEWTGGFERFWSESFDRLEAYVQDLKQARQEEQ, from the coding sequence ATGGCACGAGCAGCAACGACGTCCGACGTCTTCAATGCGATCGCCGAGCCGCAGCGCCGAGACATCCTGGTGTTGCTGCGGGCGGGCGAACGACCGGTGACCGAGCTGTCCCAGGAGCTGGGGATGTCCCAGCCGGGAGCGTCCAAGCACCTGCGCGTGCTCCGCGAGGTCGGCCTCGTGCGAGACCGCAGGGCCGGTAAGCAGCGCCTGTACGAGCTCGACGCCCGCGGCCTGCGGGCTGTGCATGAGTGGACCGGCGGGTTCGAGCGGTTCTGGAGCGAGAGCTTCGACCGGCTGGAGGCCTACGTGCAGGACCTGAAGCAGGCAAGACAAGAGGAGCAGTAG
- a CDS encoding TRAP transporter fused permease subunit — MPAPTATDDEPDRQPAQVDTEALAAEYDEERPARRLSTRVDLFVNAWCFVVALFVLRQVFSPLDLGNQYYLVYFLGFTLPLVFVCYRARATRTPADGAEAAELAKRKDNPGLLDWALAVVALFVGLYPVLPIPETANGFGGFEGFLDRQGSLLTYDVIAGVVLMVLVLEATRRTTGLVLPTVCVVFFCYAYYGGYLPLQWSVAHMGLDIEQIVNALYNEASGFFGVPLNVAATYIVLFTIYGAVLDRMGAGRFFVEFAFSLFRRSGTAPGRTVATSGFLLGTVSGSGTATAVTLGSFAWPILKRAGYPRESAGGMLAASGIGAILSPPTMGAAAFIIAEYLGVSYFSVLGWAIIPTLLYYLGIFLAVEIDARRFGARRVELAIGSPLGLLLRSGYHFISLAVIVVFLANDIPPFRAVVYATGIAAAFGLAEAVLSRRRVVSGIDEDDTDAERLTLQQSLLGYLVRLYGALSAGVRTSLPVVAVCAAAGIITSVIAKTGLGQTLADMLVDAAQALAPNDASMIVMSALFSAIAILILGLAVPVTASFILSWVIIGPALIALGIGSPEVAMFIFYYAVLSEVSPPTALAAVASSAITGGRVIPTMMQACKYTLPAFLAPLAFVATDNGRLLLARGDALDVVWAFAACGLAVAALAVATSGWMFGPTGIVERILCLPAALLLLYLDPISIGIGVVLFVAAVAYHLAVRGRGGGRTQTSVETS, encoded by the coding sequence ATGCCTGCACCGACCGCGACCGACGACGAGCCGGACCGACAACCCGCACAGGTCGACACCGAGGCTCTTGCAGCCGAGTACGACGAGGAGCGCCCGGCGCGACGGCTGTCGACCCGCGTCGACCTGTTCGTGAACGCGTGGTGCTTCGTCGTCGCGCTGTTCGTGCTCCGGCAGGTGTTCTCGCCGCTGGACCTCGGCAACCAGTACTACCTCGTGTACTTCCTGGGTTTCACGCTGCCGCTCGTCTTCGTCTGCTATCGAGCACGCGCGACGCGTACGCCCGCGGACGGCGCCGAGGCAGCCGAACTCGCCAAACGCAAGGACAACCCGGGTTTGCTCGACTGGGCACTTGCGGTGGTCGCGCTGTTCGTCGGGCTGTACCCGGTGCTGCCGATACCTGAGACCGCGAACGGTTTCGGCGGTTTCGAGGGCTTCCTCGACCGGCAGGGCTCCCTGCTCACGTACGACGTGATCGCCGGCGTGGTCCTGATGGTGCTCGTACTCGAGGCGACCAGGCGTACGACCGGGCTCGTGCTGCCAACGGTGTGCGTGGTGTTCTTCTGCTACGCCTACTACGGGGGCTACCTGCCGCTGCAGTGGTCGGTCGCGCATATGGGCCTCGACATCGAGCAGATCGTCAATGCCTTGTACAACGAGGCGAGCGGGTTCTTCGGTGTCCCGCTGAACGTGGCCGCCACGTACATCGTGCTGTTCACGATCTACGGCGCGGTCCTCGACCGGATGGGCGCCGGTCGGTTCTTCGTGGAGTTCGCCTTCTCGCTGTTCCGCCGTTCGGGCACTGCCCCCGGACGTACGGTCGCGACGTCGGGCTTCCTGCTCGGCACGGTCTCCGGATCGGGTACGGCAACGGCCGTGACGCTCGGATCATTCGCATGGCCGATCCTCAAGCGGGCAGGCTATCCGCGCGAGTCGGCAGGCGGCATGCTCGCGGCGTCGGGAATCGGTGCGATCCTGTCGCCACCGACGATGGGTGCGGCCGCGTTCATCATCGCGGAGTACCTCGGCGTCTCGTACTTCTCGGTGTTGGGCTGGGCGATCATCCCGACCCTGCTCTACTACCTCGGCATCTTCCTTGCGGTCGAGATCGATGCTCGGCGCTTCGGTGCGCGCCGGGTGGAGCTCGCCATCGGCAGCCCGCTCGGCCTGCTGCTGCGATCGGGTTACCACTTCATCAGCCTCGCGGTGATCGTCGTCTTCCTCGCCAACGACATTCCACCGTTCCGCGCCGTCGTGTACGCGACGGGGATCGCGGCGGCATTCGGGCTGGCCGAAGCCGTCCTGTCTCGCCGACGCGTCGTCAGCGGCATCGACGAGGACGACACCGACGCGGAGCGGCTCACGCTGCAGCAGTCGCTGCTCGGCTACCTCGTCCGGCTGTACGGTGCGCTCTCCGCGGGCGTACGTACCAGCCTTCCGGTCGTCGCGGTCTGCGCGGCCGCCGGCATCATCACGTCGGTCATCGCGAAGACCGGCCTCGGCCAGACCCTCGCCGATATGCTCGTCGACGCCGCCCAGGCGCTGGCCCCGAACGACGCGAGCATGATCGTCATGTCGGCGCTGTTCTCGGCGATCGCCATCCTCATCCTCGGGCTCGCCGTCCCTGTGACCGCGTCGTTCATCCTCAGCTGGGTGATCATCGGCCCGGCGCTGATCGCGCTCGGCATCGGCTCGCCCGAGGTCGCGATGTTCATCTTCTACTATGCGGTGCTCTCGGAGGTGTCGCCGCCGACGGCGTTGGCCGCCGTCGCGTCATCGGCGATCACCGGCGGTCGGGTGATTCCGACCATGATGCAGGCTTGTAAATACACGTTGCCCGCATTCCTTGCACCGTTGGCGTTTGTGGCGACCGACAACGGCCGGCTGCTCCTCGCGCGCGGCGATGCGCTTGACGTCGTCTGGGCATTCGCCGCTTGTGGGCTGGCGGTCGCCGCGCTGGCGGTTGCCACCAGCGGCTGGATGTTCGGCCCGACCGGAATCGTCGAGCGCATCCTGTGCCTGCCCGCCGCATTGCTGCTCCTCTACCTCGACCCGATCTCGATCGGAATCGGCGTCGTCCTGTTCGTGGCCGCAGTCGCTTACCACCTGGCCGTACGCGGTCGGGGCGGCGGCCGTACGCAAACCAGTGTCGAAACCTCGTAA